A region from the Desulfovibrio legallii genome encodes:
- a CDS encoding amino acid ABC transporter permease — translation MLDTAFFAHDLLPALNRGLMVSLALIVPAASLGFAGGVLLGCARAFGPRWLRRLGNGYTSLVRGVPLAVQLMLIYYALPKLGIFFPPYGAALTSFILCTAAYQSEYIRGALLSIRQGQIRAAQALGFSTWQTVAWIVVPQAARRALPGCGNEVVYLIKYSSLAYLVTCMELMGEGKVVASDTFRFTEVFLTVGAYYLALVTLATFLLRWLERRCHVPGFGAR, via the coding sequence GTGCTGGACACGGCCTTTTTTGCCCACGACCTTTTGCCCGCTCTCAACCGGGGGCTTATGGTCTCTCTGGCGCTCATCGTGCCGGCGGCCAGCCTGGGCTTTGCGGGCGGGGTGCTGCTGGGCTGCGCGCGGGCTTTCGGGCCGCGCTGGCTGCGCCGCCTGGGCAACGGCTACACCTCTCTGGTGCGGGGCGTGCCGCTGGCCGTGCAGCTTATGCTCATTTACTACGCCCTGCCCAAGCTGGGCATCTTTTTCCCGCCGTATGGGGCAGCCCTGACCAGTTTTATTCTCTGCACGGCGGCCTACCAGTCGGAATACATCCGGGGGGCGCTGCTCTCCATCCGGCAGGGGCAGATCAGGGCGGCCCAGGCCCTGGGCTTCAGCACCTGGCAGACCGTGGCCTGGATTGTGGTGCCCCAGGCGGCGCGGCGCGCCCTGCCCGGCTGCGGCAACGAGGTCGTCTACCTCATCAAATACAGCTCCCTGGCCTACCTGGTCACCTGTATGGAGCTTATGGGCGAGGGCAAGGTGGTGGCCTCGGACACCTTTCGGTTTACGGAAGTTTTTTTGACCGTGGGCGCGTATTATCTGGCCCTGGTCACCCTGGCCACCTTTCTGCTGCGCTGGCTGGAGCGCCGCTGCCATGTGCCCGGCTTCGGCGCGCGCTGA
- the rnpA gene encoding ribonuclease P protein component encodes MRPHALPRQLRIRRRAEYTACYERGRRFHTEHFLVFVLSGAQPEASARTGMAVSRKVGKAVTRNRVKRLLREFFRLHREELPVGVHIVAVAKKHAGQVALDLTGVTAELLPPLRRLARRAPGRPAPEGQP; translated from the coding sequence ATGCGCCCCCACGCGCTGCCCCGGCAGCTCCGGATCCGCCGTCGGGCGGAATATACGGCCTGTTACGAGCGGGGCAGGCGCTTCCATACGGAACATTTCCTCGTTTTCGTGCTGTCGGGCGCGCAGCCTGAAGCCAGCGCGCGCACGGGCATGGCCGTTTCCCGCAAAGTGGGCAAGGCTGTGACGCGCAACCGCGTCAAACGGCTGCTGCGGGAGTTTTTTCGCCTGCACCGTGAGGAACTGCCTGTGGGCGTCCACATTGTTGCCGTTGCCAAAAAGCACGCCGGACAGGTCGCACTGGATCTGACCGGCGTGACCGCCGAGCTTTTGCCGCCGCTCCGGCGTCTGGCCCGGCGCGCGCCGGGCCGGCCGGCGCCGGAAGGACAGCCATGA
- a CDS encoding ABC transporter substrate-binding protein: protein MKRFFVCVALAAVLAAVPAFAKKTYVNGIDPNYPPFAYVDEKTGQPAGFDVDSMTWIAKHMGFEVTHKPLAWDGIIPALLAKQIDMVDSGMSITPERAKMVQFSEPYWTVSRVFVVPADSKLTPKDILSQKIKLGVQRGTSEANAIKKEQEAKGYPFELRFYDSAPLAVEDLLNGRIQAALMDELPADDAIAHGRAVKKAGTHGVPDQFGVAMRKDDKELHKLVNEGYKKLMADPYWKELQKKYLNK, encoded by the coding sequence ATGAAGAGATTTTTTGTCTGCGTGGCGCTGGCCGCCGTGCTGGCCGCCGTGCCCGCCTTTGCCAAAAAAACCTATGTTAACGGCATTGACCCCAACTATCCGCCCTTTGCCTATGTGGATGAAAAAACCGGTCAGCCCGCCGGCTTTGACGTGGACTCCATGACCTGGATTGCCAAGCACATGGGCTTTGAAGTGACCCACAAGCCCCTGGCCTGGGACGGCATCATCCCCGCGCTGCTGGCCAAGCAGATCGACATGGTGGATTCCGGCATGAGCATCACCCCGGAACGGGCCAAGATGGTGCAGTTTTCCGAGCCGTACTGGACGGTTTCGCGCGTCTTTGTGGTGCCCGCCGATTCCAAGCTGACCCCCAAGGACATTCTGAGCCAGAAGATCAAACTGGGCGTGCAGCGCGGCACCTCTGAAGCCAACGCCATCAAAAAGGAGCAGGAAGCCAAGGGCTATCCCTTTGAGCTGCGCTTCTACGACTCCGCCCCGCTGGCTGTGGAAGACCTGCTTAACGGCCGCATCCAGGCCGCCCTCATGGACGAGCTGCCCGCGGACGACGCCATCGCCCACGGCCGCGCCGTGAAAAAGGCCGGAACCCACGGCGTGCCGGATCAGTTCGGCGTGGCCATGCGCAAGGACGACAAAGAGCTCCACAAACTGGTCAACGAGGGCTACAAAAAGCTCATGGCCGATCCCTACTGGAAAGAACTCCAGAAGAAGTATCTGAACAAGTAA
- a CDS encoding amino acid ABC transporter ATP-binding protein, protein MNADSQAVLQVEHISKALGGKTILDDCSLAVRRGELKVLIGPSGAGKSTFLQCINCLIPPDAGEIRLEGKPLNRASKPALCAFRAQVGMIFQDFNLFDHLTAEDNVAIALRKVRGMSAAAAKARAQEELARVGLARRALLYPAQLSGGQKQRVAIARALAMDPKVILLDEPTSALDPELVGEVLAVIRDLADGGMTMVMATHQMDFARALATEIVFMEHGRLIEQGAPQDLLAAGANTRTRDFCQRLLEMGA, encoded by the coding sequence ATGAACGCGGATTCTCAGGCTGTGCTGCAGGTGGAGCATATCTCCAAGGCCCTGGGCGGCAAGACCATTCTGGACGATTGTTCCCTCGCCGTGCGCCGGGGCGAGCTTAAGGTGCTCATCGGGCCTTCGGGCGCGGGCAAGAGCACGTTTTTGCAGTGCATCAACTGCCTTATCCCGCCGGACGCGGGCGAGATCCGCCTGGAGGGAAAGCCGCTGAACCGCGCCAGCAAGCCCGCGCTCTGCGCCTTTCGCGCGCAGGTGGGCATGATTTTTCAGGATTTCAACCTCTTTGACCACCTTACCGCTGAGGACAACGTGGCCATAGCCCTGCGCAAGGTGCGCGGCATGTCCGCCGCGGCGGCCAAGGCGCGGGCCCAGGAAGAGCTGGCCCGCGTGGGCCTGGCCCGGCGGGCGCTGCTCTATCCGGCCCAGCTTTCCGGCGGGCAGAAGCAGCGGGTGGCCATTGCCCGTGCTCTGGCTATGGACCCCAAGGTTATTCTGCTGGACGAGCCCACCTCAGCCCTGGACCCGGAGCTGGTGGGCGAGGTGCTGGCCGTGATCCGCGATCTTGCCGACGGCGGCATGACCATGGTCATGGCCACCCACCAGATGGATTTTGCCCGCGCCCTGGCCACGGAAATCGTCTTTATGGAGCACGGCAGGCTTATTGAGCAGGGCGCGCCCCAGGACCTTCTGGCCGCAGGGGCCAATACCCGCACGCGGGATTTTTGCCAGCGCCTGCTGGAGATGGGGGCCTAG
- the yidD gene encoding membrane protein insertion efficiency factor YidD: MSRILRQLCVFPIRIYQYCISPVLPPACRFTPTCSAYAVEAVMTHGVLRGGWLALKRLARCHPWGGSGYDPVPPPRRRRHTPPLSQE; the protein is encoded by the coding sequence ATGAGCCGCATACTGCGCCAGTTGTGCGTTTTTCCCATCCGCATCTACCAGTATTGCATTTCGCCGGTACTTCCCCCCGCCTGCCGTTTTACCCCCACCTGTTCCGCCTATGCCGTAGAGGCCGTCATGACCCACGGCGTGCTGCGGGGCGGCTGGCTGGCGCTCAAGCGCCTGGCCCGCTGTCACCCCTGGGGCGGATCGGGCTATGATCCCGTACCACCACCGCGGCGTCGCCGCCATACGCCGCCATTGTCCCAGGAGTAA
- a CDS encoding amino acid ABC transporter permease, with product MHALLVVYNALPSMLAGSLVTMGNVAVSLGMGLALGVPLAVGQVYGGPWLRRLAALYVWFFRGVPILVLLFLCYGLFMSLGLPVDPFIACCLVLGCTSTAYQSQIFRGAMESLPRGQLNAALALGMGERTGICCIVLPQALRLSIPGWANEFSILLKDSAICYVLGTQDIMARTSFAAARTHEHLALYAAAGALYCLLTLVVLRFLRRLEEKVQVPGYAAGSGLDGMEMG from the coding sequence ATGCACGCACTGCTGGTTGTTTATAATGCCCTGCCCTCCATGCTGGCGGGCAGCCTGGTTACCATGGGCAACGTGGCCGTGTCGCTGGGCATGGGGCTTGCGCTGGGCGTGCCGCTGGCCGTGGGGCAGGTCTATGGCGGGCCCTGGCTGCGGCGGCTGGCCGCGCTCTACGTCTGGTTTTTCCGCGGCGTGCCCATCTTGGTGCTGCTGTTTTTGTGCTACGGCCTGTTCATGAGCCTGGGCCTGCCCGTGGATCCATTCATTGCCTGCTGTCTGGTGCTGGGCTGCACCAGCACGGCCTACCAGTCCCAGATTTTCCGCGGGGCCATGGAAAGCCTGCCGCGCGGGCAGCTCAACGCCGCCCTGGCTCTGGGCATGGGCGAGCGCACGGGCATCTGCTGCATTGTGCTGCCGCAGGCCCTGCGCCTTTCCATCCCCGGCTGGGCCAACGAATTTTCCATCCTGCTGAAGGATTCGGCCATCTGCTATGTGCTGGGCACCCAGGACATCATGGCCCGCACGTCCTTTGCCGCGGCCCGCACGCACGAACATCTGGCCCTGTACGCGGCGGCGGGCGCCCTGTACTGCCTGCTGACCCTGGTGGTGCTGCGCTTTTTGCGCCGTCTGGAAGAAAAAGTTCAGGTGCCGGGCTACGCTGCGGGCTCGGGCCTGGACGGCATGGAGATGGGGTAA
- the rpmH gene encoding 50S ribosomal protein L34 has product MKRTYQPSKIRRARTHGFRARMATPAGRAVLRRRRAKGRKRLSA; this is encoded by the coding sequence ATGAAAAGAACCTACCAGCCGAGCAAGATCAGAAGGGCGCGCACCCACGGCTTCCGTGCCCGCATGGCCACGCCCGCGGGCCGCGCCGTGCTGCGCCGCCGTCGCGCCAAGGGCCGCAAGCGTCTCAGCGCCTGA